One part of the Humulus lupulus chromosome 9, drHumLupu1.1, whole genome shotgun sequence genome encodes these proteins:
- the LOC133799930 gene encoding uncharacterized protein LOC133799930, translated as MLVEKAFNLYTNPTTTTPARRKKSNRRHPGEGCSDPSAKRARTEDPPTPTPSKEMTPPPGPADQTLPAPTDQNPPTPTNPSPAAQPDKTLVEAFLNSARTSASDRLKNYPDTGGILTVSTGWRSSEEVVAKHAKEIKAAEGRLFKQHKESRVAEAKITKLEEELEKKEESITKISACKERYKEASQINYREANKLQTELEISDKETADLEETNACNLEKYEGAAL; from the exons ATGCTTGTTGAGAAGGCGTTCAATTTGTACACCAACCCCACTACCACAACTCCTGCGAGAAGGAAGAAATCAAATCGGCGCCATCCTGGAGAAGGCTGCAGTGACCCTTCCGCAAAGAGAGCTCGGACAGAGGACCCTCCTACACCAACTCCTTCCAAAGAGATGACTCCCCCTCCAGGCCCTGCCGACCAGACTCTTCCAGCTCCCACTGACCAGAATCCCCCGACTCCTACCAACCCAAGTCCTGCTGCTCAGCCAGATAAAACTCTGGTCGAGGCGTTCTTGAACTCCGCCCGCACTTCGGCCAGCGACAGGTTGAAAAACTATCCAGATACTGGC GGGATTCTGACCGTGAGTACCGGTTGGCGTAGCTCAGAGGAGGTGGTCGCCAAGCATGCTAAAGAGATCAAGGCGGCTGAGGGAAGGCTCTTCAAGCAGCATAAGGAGTCGCGAGTAGCTGAGGCTAAGATcaccaagcttgaggaggaattGGAGAAGAAGGAGGAATCAATTACCAAAATCTCTGCTTGCAAGGAGAGGTATAAGGAGGCCTCACAGATAAACTACCGAGAAGCCAACAAACTTCAAACAGAGTTGGAGATCAGCGACAAAGAGACTGCCGACCTTGAGGAGACCAACGCCTGCAACCTGGAGAAGTATGAGGGAGCGGCGCTTTAG